A genomic region of Deinococcus misasensis DSM 22328 contains the following coding sequences:
- a CDS encoding tetratricopeptide repeat protein, whose protein sequence is MEWFYGLLGNLWPLISILQIAFIVHALVTRRQIWWLFMLLFVPVISVILYLILEILPEARRTRVNFKPVLDSFKSNDARIKERQEALEEINTPENRRALAQAYLKAGRMQEAETTLEPLLTGIFRDDPLFQYEVAQIKFLNGKPEEARDILAKLLPQAPHELKGKGRILMALTLEKLGDMVSARQHHLQAIEVSSGEEARYRYAEFLVSQGEKEEARKQLEALLKSVRKASHTYRSQEREWEALALKLQQTLQA, encoded by the coding sequence ATGGAATGGTTTTATGGTTTGCTGGGCAACCTCTGGCCGCTGATTTCGATTTTGCAGATTGCGTTTATTGTGCATGCTCTGGTCACCAGAAGGCAGATCTGGTGGTTGTTCATGCTGCTGTTTGTGCCGGTCATCAGTGTGATCCTGTACCTGATTCTGGAAATCCTGCCTGAAGCGCGTCGCACCAGAGTCAACTTCAAACCGGTTCTGGACAGCTTCAAGAGCAACGATGCCCGCATCAAAGAGCGTCAGGAGGCTCTGGAAGAGATCAACACCCCAGAGAACCGCCGTGCGCTTGCACAGGCTTACCTGAAGGCTGGACGCATGCAGGAAGCTGAAACCACACTGGAACCTTTGCTGACTGGCATTTTCCGTGATGATCCCCTGTTTCAATATGAGGTGGCCCAGATCAAATTTTTGAATGGCAAACCCGAGGAGGCCCGCGACATCCTTGCCAAACTGCTGCCTCAGGCTCCCCATGAATTGAAAGGCAAAGGTCGGATCCTGATGGCCCTGACGCTTGAGAAACTGGGTGACATGGTGTCTGCCAGACAACACCACCTCCAAGCCATTGAAGTGTCCTCTGGCGAGGAGGCCCGCTACAGGTACGCTGAATTTCTGGTCTCACAGGGAGAAAAAGAGGAGGCACGCAAGCAGTTGGAAGCCCTGCTCAAATCTGTGCGCAAAGCTTCTCACACGTACCGCAGTCAGGAAAGGGAATGGGAGGCTCTGGCCCTGAAACTGCAACAAACTCTTCAGGCTTGA
- a CDS encoding LON peptidase substrate-binding domain-containing protein translates to MQLGLFPLPNFVLLPGMVVPLYVFEPRYRDLLKRVQKHKEPFGIVRIKTEVNSYHPEQRISRVGTLAHLSEVEQHPDGSASIVITGGERFEIESFDPVSHTYLTAKVHPKPLLPSNEESVRLLASLAWGGFLRAVAPELVELMHQNAPHDPLALASFMISNLKLPSLEAQHMLEANTLEERLEMLLNHVPVAERSFN, encoded by the coding sequence ATGCAGCTCGGGCTGTTCCCTTTACCCAATTTTGTATTGTTGCCTGGCATGGTGGTGCCGCTGTATGTCTTTGAGCCGAGGTATCGAGACCTCCTCAAGCGTGTTCAGAAGCACAAGGAGCCTTTTGGCATTGTGCGCATCAAAACCGAGGTCAACTCTTACCATCCAGAGCAGCGCATCAGCCGTGTGGGAACACTGGCCCATCTTTCGGAGGTGGAGCAGCATCCCGACGGTTCAGCATCCATTGTGATCACCGGAGGGGAACGCTTTGAAATCGAATCCTTTGACCCGGTCAGTCACACCTACCTGACAGCAAAAGTGCATCCCAAACCTCTGCTGCCTTCCAACGAAGAAAGTGTGCGTCTGCTGGCCTCTCTGGCATGGGGTGGTTTTTTGCGTGCAGTGGCTCCAGAACTGGTGGAATTGATGCACCAGAATGCCCCTCATGATCCGCTGGCTCTGGCGTCTTTCATGATTTCCAACCTGAAATTGCCCAGCCTTGAAGCGCAACACATGCTGGAAGCCAACACGCTGGAAGAACGGCTGGAAATGCTCCTCAACCATGTGCCTGTTGCAGAACGAAGTTTCAATTGA
- the trmD gene encoding tRNA (guanosine(37)-N1)-methyltransferase TrmD, which yields MKFSVVTLFPELVLPFTREAILGKAQEKGLLHFDVVNLREFAQNKHNKVDDTPYGGGAGMVIRVDVVDRCLQALGSASEVIMLTPAGQPFNQKMAEELAQKEHLVVLCGRYEGFDARVEPLVTREISLGDFVMMGGEAAAACLMEAIGRLVPGVIGDQESHQQDSFSSGLLDYPEYTRPEEWKGQTVPEVLRSGNHAKLLRWRRDQALERTLKRRPDLLGQQVLDMEDTLTLWQLGVGMEQLQAWGAPTVQAMKKIKRKGLIQKNPQSVL from the coding sequence TTGAAATTTAGTGTGGTGACCCTGTTTCCAGAGCTGGTCTTGCCGTTCACCCGTGAAGCGATCCTCGGGAAGGCGCAGGAGAAGGGTTTATTGCATTTCGATGTGGTGAACTTGCGGGAATTTGCCCAGAACAAACACAACAAGGTGGATGACACCCCTTATGGTGGCGGTGCAGGCATGGTGATCCGCGTGGATGTCGTGGACCGTTGCCTGCAGGCTCTGGGTTCAGCCAGTGAGGTGATCATGCTCACCCCTGCCGGTCAGCCTTTCAACCAGAAAATGGCCGAGGAGCTTGCCCAGAAAGAACATCTGGTGGTGCTTTGTGGCAGATATGAAGGTTTCGATGCCAGAGTGGAACCTCTGGTGACCCGCGAAATCTCTTTGGGCGACTTCGTGATGATGGGCGGAGAGGCTGCCGCTGCCTGCCTGATGGAAGCCATTGGCCGTCTGGTGCCGGGCGTGATTGGCGATCAGGAATCCCACCAGCAGGACTCTTTTTCCAGTGGTCTACTGGATTACCCCGAGTACACCCGTCCTGAAGAATGGAAGGGTCAGACGGTCCCTGAAGTGTTGCGCTCTGGAAACCATGCCAAGCTCCTGCGTTGGAGGCGCGATCAGGCTCTGGAACGCACCCTGAAACGCAGGCCCGACCTGCTGGGACAGCAGGTGCTGGACATGGAGGACACCCTCACCCTCTGGCAGTTGGGCGTGGGCATGGAGCAGCTTCAGGCGTGGGGCGCACCCACCGTGCAGGCCATGAAAAAAATCAAACGCAAGGGTCTGATCCAGAAAAACCCTCAGTCTGTGCTCTGA
- the rimM gene encoding ribosome maturation factor RimM (Essential for efficient processing of 16S rRNA) has translation MEVTRIATVQDAFGIQGAIKLYTLGDTARYLNLTRLQIEGVGTLKIKKLEVYEVGMVVELVGISSRSLAERLKGKQVYAFDEDLPPLEEGVYYYHDLIGLPVRSPQGEDLGKVIDVHDHGHQDTLEVRKGLKKYLVPLQAPYVEVRPKECIVLDAPEGLLEI, from the coding sequence ATGGAAGTGACCCGCATTGCCACAGTTCAGGACGCTTTTGGAATCCAAGGGGCCATCAAGTTGTACACCCTTGGAGACACGGCGCGCTACCTGAACCTGACCCGTCTGCAGATCGAGGGTGTTGGTACCCTGAAAATCAAGAAACTGGAAGTCTACGAAGTGGGCATGGTGGTGGAACTGGTGGGCATTTCCAGCCGTTCCCTCGCTGAGCGTCTGAAAGGCAAGCAGGTGTATGCCTTCGACGAAGACCTCCCCCCTCTGGAAGAAGGGGTTTACTATTACCACGACCTGATCGGTCTGCCTGTGCGTTCCCCTCAGGGCGAGGATCTGGGCAAGGTCATTGATGTGCATGACCACGGGCATCAGGACACCCTCGAGGTGCGCAAGGGCCTCAAGAAGTATCTGGTTCCCCTGCAGGCCCCTTACGTGGAGGTGCGCCCCAAAGAGTGCATCGTGCTGGACGCCCCGGAGGGTCTCCTTGAAATTTAG
- a CDS encoding GNAT family N-acetyltransferase: MSLTIRPIEQHELEIYSRVLLEAVLWLQNQQMPLWTPEQVTPEALLQSCRLEECHLAFLKGQPVAGMILQNEDALWDGLEAGSALYVHKLAVSRTRAGQRLGREMLDFAREEAARRGKSLLRLDASARHSGLCKYYENYGFQKVASRHLEAIDFHLNFYQMPAEVSEKTWA; the protein is encoded by the coding sequence ATGTCTTTGACCATTCGACCCATTGAACAGCATGAACTGGAAATCTATTCAAGGGTTTTGTTGGAGGCCGTACTGTGGCTGCAAAACCAGCAAATGCCCCTCTGGACCCCAGAGCAGGTCACGCCTGAGGCACTGCTTCAAAGTTGCCGTCTGGAGGAATGCCATCTGGCTTTTTTGAAGGGTCAACCGGTGGCAGGCATGATCTTGCAAAATGAGGATGCCTTGTGGGATGGGTTGGAAGCTGGAAGTGCCCTGTATGTCCACAAACTGGCCGTCAGTCGCACCCGGGCAGGTCAACGCCTCGGGCGGGAGATGCTGGACTTTGCCAGAGAAGAAGCGGCCCGCAGAGGAAAATCGCTGTTGCGTCTGGATGCTTCTGCAAGACATTCAGGACTGTGCAAGTACTATGAGAATTACGGATTTCAAAAGGTGGCCAGCCGTCATCTGGAAGCCATTGATTTTCACTTGAATTTTTACCAGATGCCTGCAGAAGTCTCAGAAAAAACCTGGGCCTGA
- a CDS encoding VOC family protein, protein MDRNLLGNHVITQIGLLVHNIETVSQTYADFFGIEKPAWFWTDPIDKAQTEYRGQPSEARAKLAFFDMGSLQLELIEPDHNPSTWRESLDQNGEGVHHIAFVIEGMKEKVALLERNGMPLLQKGEYTGGRYAYLDTLKPLKIILELLENDKA, encoded by the coding sequence ATGGACCGCAACTTGCTTGGCAACCACGTGATCACCCAGATTGGTCTTCTTGTGCATAACATCGAAACGGTGTCCCAGACGTATGCCGATTTTTTTGGCATCGAGAAACCTGCATGGTTCTGGACCGACCCCATCGACAAAGCCCAGACCGAGTACCGTGGGCAACCTTCAGAGGCCCGGGCCAAACTGGCTTTCTTTGACATGGGCTCTTTGCAACTGGAACTGATCGAACCAGACCACAACCCGAGCACCTGGAGGGAGTCTCTGGACCAGAACGGTGAAGGGGTGCATCACATTGCATTTGTGATTGAAGGGATGAAAGAAAAAGTCGCTTTGCTGGAGCGAAACGGCATGCCTTTGTTGCAAAAAGGCGAGTACACCGGAGGCCGTTACGCCTATCTGGACACCCTGAAACCCCTGAAAATCATTCTGGAGTTGCTGGAAAACGACAAAGCTTGA
- a CDS encoding DinB family protein — MDFSEMFLHVKTALEDTFQAVDLWFEQPEKVLSFQPTEGWSSAEVLEHIALTNHYLLMLIDKAAVKAKKNLQQLDLEDLLQAPKFDMEKLQDVGQHGAFVWIRPEHMIPSGTADLTEVRKTIRSQVDRCLQHLHDLSGGEGLLYTTTMTVNGLGRLNVYEYLYFVAMHARRHVTQMENNLCRQQS, encoded by the coding sequence ATGGATTTTTCAGAAATGTTCTTGCACGTCAAAACCGCTCTCGAAGACACGTTTCAAGCTGTGGACCTGTGGTTTGAGCAGCCTGAAAAGGTGTTGTCTTTCCAACCCACTGAAGGTTGGAGTTCAGCAGAAGTGCTGGAACACATCGCCCTCACCAACCATTACCTTTTGATGCTGATTGACAAAGCTGCGGTCAAAGCCAAAAAGAACCTCCAGCAACTGGATCTGGAGGATTTGCTTCAAGCACCCAAATTTGATATGGAAAAATTGCAGGATGTCGGCCAGCACGGAGCTTTTGTCTGGATTAGACCGGAACACATGATCCCTTCTGGCACAGCCGATTTGACAGAGGTCAGAAAAACCATTCGTTCACAGGTGGACCGTTGCTTGCAGCACCTGCATGACCTCTCTGGCGGAGAAGGCCTCTTGTACACCACCACCATGACGGTGAATGGTCTCGGTAGACTGAATGTCTACGAGTACCTTTATTTTGTGGCGATGCACGCCAGAAGGCACGTCACACAGATGGAAAACAATCTATGCAGGCAGCAATCTTGA
- a CDS encoding KH domain-containing protein gives MRDLAEVVKYLAQSVVDHPESVVVKTKRGPETTYYIHVHDGEEGRIIGKNGRVIQAIRTIARGLNTNRNRVQVDLSTKK, from the coding sequence ATGCGAGACCTGGCAGAAGTCGTGAAATACCTTGCGCAAAGCGTTGTCGACCACCCCGAGAGCGTGGTCGTGAAAACCAAACGCGGTCCAGAGACCACCTACTACATTCACGTTCATGACGGCGAAGAAGGCCGCATCATTGGCAAGAACGGACGGGTCATTCAGGCCATCCGCACCATCGCCCGTGGCCTGAACACCAACCGCAACCGGGTTCAGGTGGACCTGAGCACCAAAAAATAA
- the rpsP gene encoding 30S ribosomal protein S16, with amino-acid sequence MVKIRLSRYGSKHNPHYRIVVADARRPRDGGYIDNLGHYDPRKTSENYLVVNVESAREWLKKGAQPTLTAKRLLKASGVYNQ; translated from the coding sequence ATGGTTAAAATTCGCTTGTCTCGCTACGGTTCCAAACACAACCCCCACTACCGCATCGTCGTCGCCGACGCACGTCGCCCCCGTGATGGTGGTTACATTGACAACCTGGGTCACTACGACCCCCGCAAAACCAGCGAGAACTACCTCGTCGTGAACGTGGAAAGCGCCCGCGAGTGGCTCAAGAAGGGTGCTCAACCCACCCTGACCGCCAAGCGCCTGCTGAAAGCTTCCGGCGTTTACAACCAGTAA
- a CDS encoding murein hydrolase activator EnvC family protein, which produces MMKKTLLLTLLLVSGAFAQSNQQLQNLEEKLRQARIIREQQQRRLDDLKLGLQALSIQEQTALGTLGDVNSRLQKLEKERQSVEKDIDFKKAQIANLDSQLEVTDARNARLTTQVQTMMVTLYREKSNLYIELLGQEKNFYDVLIRRHYLDILSKQDLSVIEDLKKTKKQLADQKAQLAKLSAELNTLQADLIKKLDAVKAEKAKQQQAIRALKQTKAGQQALVYQTSEAAVQTQQDIANIFNSILNERARIEAERRRRAEEERLRREAEQRRLAEQKARLAQQQKLARIKAEQDRIKKEQAAIQARETQLKQQAAVSAKNNAPLPTSVGALTFPLKGGRIVVPYGRNGQLSTSIAGGQANSPVVAAAEGRVISITVNPNLGTLIMIAHNDAGTLYTIYSGLQSPTVRADQRVSRGQLIGYTGGSPVSDPNTFDFWVAVQNGSGKPSYISPGF; this is translated from the coding sequence ATGATGAAAAAGACCCTGCTGCTGACGTTGCTGCTGGTCTCGGGCGCATTTGCCCAGAGCAACCAGCAGTTGCAGAACCTGGAAGAAAAACTCCGGCAGGCCCGCATCATCCGCGAACAACAACAACGCCGTCTGGATGACCTGAAACTGGGCTTGCAAGCCCTGAGCATTCAGGAACAGACCGCTCTGGGCACCCTCGGTGATGTGAATTCCAGACTGCAAAAACTGGAAAAAGAACGCCAGAGTGTGGAAAAAGACATCGACTTCAAGAAAGCCCAGATTGCCAACCTCGACAGCCAGCTTGAAGTCACCGATGCAAGGAACGCCCGCCTGACCACACAGGTTCAAACCATGATGGTCACCCTGTACCGGGAAAAAAGCAACCTGTACATTGAGCTGCTGGGTCAGGAGAAGAATTTTTACGATGTTCTGATCCGCAGGCATTACCTGGACATCCTCAGCAAACAGGACCTCTCGGTCATTGAAGACCTCAAGAAAACCAAAAAACAACTGGCCGACCAGAAAGCCCAGCTTGCCAAACTGTCTGCAGAATTGAACACCCTGCAAGCCGACCTGATCAAAAAACTGGACGCTGTGAAGGCCGAAAAAGCCAAACAGCAACAGGCGATCCGTGCCCTCAAACAGACCAAAGCTGGACAGCAAGCTCTGGTCTACCAGACCAGTGAGGCAGCGGTGCAAACCCAGCAGGACATCGCCAACATCTTCAACAGCATCCTGAATGAGCGTGCCCGCATTGAGGCCGAGCGTCGCAGGCGTGCTGAAGAAGAACGGCTCAGGCGTGAAGCCGAACAACGCCGTCTGGCCGAACAAAAAGCCCGACTCGCCCAGCAGCAAAAACTGGCCCGCATCAAAGCCGAACAGGACCGCATCAAAAAAGAACAGGCAGCCATTCAAGCCCGAGAAACCCAGCTCAAGCAGCAAGCCGCTGTCAGTGCCAAGAACAATGCTCCCCTCCCCACCAGCGTTGGAGCCCTCACCTTCCCCCTCAAAGGCGGACGGATTGTGGTTCCGTATGGTCGGAATGGGCAGCTGTCCACCAGCATTGCTGGAGGTCAGGCCAATTCCCCTGTGGTCGCTGCCGCAGAGGGGCGCGTCATCAGCATCACGGTGAACCCCAACCTCGGGACCCTGATCATGATTGCCCACAACGATGCAGGCACCCTATACACCATTTACAGCGGCCTGCAAAGCCCAACGGTCCGTGCAGACCAAAGGGTGTCCAGAGGCCAACTGATCGGCTACACCGGAGGAAGCCCGGTCAGCGACCCCAACACCTTTGATTTCTGGGTGGCGGTGCAAAACGGCTCGGGCAAACCTTCATACATCTCGCCCGGATTCTGA
- a CDS encoding permease-like cell division protein FtsX, producing the protein MYHLKQMWIAVRGTLTATFATLSTMTITLAVLGAVILLTMNLERNLLKLESEVEIGVFIQTGSTLDSVALSIQTQYGALIKEAKLVTKDQAMQEMNELYPSFKEAEGLVENPLPDTLRLKLKDPQDTKRVAEAIKTFPGVESVEYGQGTIDQSINLIRTLRTGGWALVAVLILSSFFNILNAVRVAMYARREEINVMRLLGATRRFIRAPYLIEGVLLGLLSSAVACIILVPSYVSLVDNLQNTVPFLALVTEPVRVLQSLAGLFLFGLGIGAAGSWFASNHYLREME; encoded by the coding sequence ATGTACCACCTGAAACAGATGTGGATTGCGGTTCGGGGCACCCTGACCGCGACTTTTGCCACCCTGAGCACCATGACCATCACTCTGGCGGTGCTTGGAGCGGTGATTCTGCTCACCATGAACCTGGAGCGCAACCTGCTGAAACTGGAATCCGAAGTGGAAATCGGGGTGTTCATCCAGACCGGTTCCACTCTGGATTCGGTGGCCCTGTCCATCCAGACCCAGTACGGCGCCCTGATCAAAGAAGCCAAACTGGTCACCAAAGATCAGGCCATGCAGGAAATGAACGAGCTTTACCCTTCATTCAAAGAAGCAGAAGGTTTGGTTGAAAACCCCCTTCCAGACACCCTGCGACTGAAGCTCAAAGACCCTCAGGACACCAAACGGGTGGCAGAAGCGATCAAAACCTTTCCAGGTGTGGAATCCGTGGAATACGGTCAGGGCACCATCGACCAGAGCATCAACCTGATCCGCACCCTGCGCACCGGCGGATGGGCTCTGGTGGCCGTGCTGATCCTCAGTTCCTTCTTCAACATCCTGAACGCCGTGCGTGTGGCGATGTACGCCAGACGTGAAGAAATCAATGTGATGCGCCTTCTGGGGGCCACCCGCCGTTTCATTCGTGCCCCTTACCTGATTGAAGGGGTGCTGCTGGGCTTGCTCTCCAGTGCAGTGGCCTGCATCATTCTGGTGCCCAGTTACGTGAGCCTCGTGGACAACCTGCAAAACACCGTGCCCTTTCTGGCCCTTGTGACTGAACCCGTGCGGGTGCTGCAGTCTCTGGCTGGACTGTTCCTGTTCGGACTGGGCATTGGGGCCGCTGGAAGCTGGTTCGCCTCCAACCACTACCTCAGGGAAATGGAATGA
- the ftsE gene encoding cell division ATP-binding protein FtsE produces the protein MIQLNHVSLEYPVTRTLALDDVNLHIRKGEFVYLIGRSGAGKSSVMNLILKRISPTRGQVLINDEPLSKYRGGKASIHRRRIGMIFQDNMLLPHFSVEDNIALALRVTNVPQKDWHGRITNALKMVSMEHKRSALPMQLSLGEQQRAAIARAIVTSPPIILADEPTGNLDPEISVEIMKLLQQICVRGATVVVATHAKELVENFRHRTITLRKGKIVRDDPYGGYAL, from the coding sequence ATGATCCAACTCAACCACGTCAGCCTTGAATATCCGGTCACCCGCACCCTCGCCCTTGATGATGTGAACCTGCACATCCGCAAAGGTGAATTCGTTTACCTGATTGGTCGCAGCGGTGCAGGCAAAAGCAGCGTCATGAACCTGATCCTGAAACGCATCAGCCCCACCAGAGGGCAGGTCCTCATCAACGATGAACCCCTGTCCAAATACAGGGGGGGCAAAGCCTCCATTCACAGAAGGCGGATCGGCATGATCTTTCAGGACAACATGCTTCTCCCCCATTTCAGTGTGGAAGACAACATCGCTCTGGCCCTGCGGGTCACCAACGTTCCCCAGAAAGACTGGCACGGGCGCATCACCAATGCCCTGAAAATGGTCAGCATGGAACACAAACGCAGCGCTTTGCCCATGCAACTTTCTCTGGGCGAGCAGCAACGTGCCGCGATTGCCAGAGCCATCGTGACCAGCCCACCGATCATTCTCGCCGATGAGCCCACAGGAAACCTTGACCCTGAAATCAGCGTGGAAATCATGAAACTGCTGCAGCAAATCTGTGTGCGTGGGGCAACTGTGGTGGTGGCCACCCACGCCAAAGAACTGGTTGAGAACTTCCGCCACCGCACCATCACCTTGCGCAAAGGCAAAATCGTGCGTGACGATCCTTACGGGGGGTATGCCCTGTGA
- a CDS encoding S41 family peptidase, with amino-acid sequence MKPNGKIALVLLGVTSTLAIGYAQLRSYQSSTQTGGSAQEQTFREIYNAIKSEYLTPVEERKLWEGAISGMIGALNDQFTYYTPPEDNQFDQQELEGKFFGIGATLTPTNSDGTGASITELMLGMPAQQAGLQVGDKIVKVDGEDVSKLTLNNVVRKIRGAENTKVKLLIQRGTAELTFEITRKQITDYAIYTEILPGNVGYLQVRTFYNRQIFDQMDQAVKSMNDKKVSKLILDLRDNGGGLLCGGIYVADAFLSKGNIVSLKDRTGKETVPGNAFDSTCYGVAKAAKTDFTGKMVVLVNRNSASASEIVAGALQDNGRAQVIGEKTFGKGVAQDVISDLPDGGKLSLVSNEWLTPKGTSIHKKGITPDVAVEDNRFPKVVTLEGTGAAPGEKIKMTIGGKELELTADKDGKFTYTQVGERKQPNTANGSRLDLTGDSILKKALEVLK; translated from the coding sequence ATGAAACCCAATGGCAAAATTGCTCTGGTTCTGCTGGGAGTGACCTCCACGCTGGCCATCGGCTACGCACAGCTCCGGTCTTACCAGAGCAGCACCCAGACAGGTGGTTCTGCTCAGGAGCAGACCTTCCGCGAAATCTACAACGCCATCAAGAGCGAGTACCTGACCCCTGTCGAAGAGCGCAAACTCTGGGAAGGGGCCATCTCTGGCATGATTGGTGCACTCAATGACCAGTTCACCTACTACACCCCCCCAGAGGACAACCAGTTTGACCAGCAAGAACTGGAAGGCAAGTTCTTTGGCATCGGGGCCACCCTGACCCCCACCAACTCGGATGGCACAGGTGCTTCCATCACTGAACTGATGCTCGGGATGCCTGCACAGCAAGCCGGTTTGCAGGTCGGAGACAAAATCGTCAAGGTGGATGGGGAAGACGTCAGCAAACTGACCCTCAACAATGTGGTGCGCAAAATCCGTGGTGCAGAGAACACCAAAGTCAAATTGCTGATCCAGCGTGGCACTGCAGAATTGACTTTCGAAATCACCCGCAAGCAGATCACCGATTACGCCATCTACACCGAAATTCTGCCCGGCAATGTGGGGTACCTGCAGGTCCGCACGTTCTACAACCGCCAGATTTTCGATCAGATGGATCAGGCCGTCAAATCCATGAACGACAAAAAAGTCTCCAAACTGATTCTGGATTTGCGTGACAACGGTGGTGGCTTGTTGTGTGGTGGCATTTATGTGGCAGATGCTTTCCTGAGCAAAGGCAACATTGTGTCCCTCAAAGACCGCACAGGCAAAGAAACCGTGCCGGGCAATGCCTTTGACAGCACCTGCTATGGGGTTGCCAAAGCTGCCAAGACCGATTTCACAGGCAAGATGGTGGTGCTGGTCAACCGCAACAGCGCTTCTGCTTCTGAAATCGTGGCTGGAGCCTTGCAAGACAATGGCCGTGCACAGGTGATCGGTGAGAAAACCTTCGGTAAAGGTGTGGCTCAGGATGTGATCAGTGACCTGCCAGACGGAGGCAAGCTGTCTCTGGTGTCCAATGAATGGCTGACCCCCAAAGGCACCAGCATCCACAAGAAAGGCATCACTCCGGATGTGGCTGTCGAAGACAACCGTTTCCCCAAAGTGGTGACCCTTGAAGGCACAGGTGCAGCCCCCGGCGAAAAAATCAAAATGACCATCGGTGGCAAAGAGCTGGAATTGACCGCAGACAAAGACGGCAAATTCACCTACACCCAGGTTGGAGAGCGCAAGCAGCCCAACACTGCAAATGGCAGCCGTCTGGACCTCACTGGTGACTCCATTCTCAAGAAAGCTCTGGAAGTCCTCAAGTAA
- a CDS encoding TrmB family transcriptional regulator: MNAAIHLQALGLTEYESKAYTALLALGRAAPARIARQAQIPRPKIYETLERLEARGLATRVQQNPLEYSPLSAREFMDRSRRSFNERIENLDRSLARLAPDPAPEAVYPLIGEIAIKSLAENLVENAKKSVHLAGSEPLLDALENQTSRGVQVVRAEVSELPSIARSGQRAFLVARDGEAAIVAHFGGDREPHGVHTHNPVIVKLVEGYIALAVETKK; encoded by the coding sequence ATGAATGCTGCCATCCATTTGCAGGCCCTTGGCCTGACCGAATACGAATCCAAAGCCTATACCGCACTTCTGGCCCTTGGACGCGCCGCTCCAGCCCGCATCGCCAGACAAGCCCAGATTCCCCGACCCAAAATCTATGAAACCCTTGAACGCCTTGAAGCCAGGGGCCTCGCCACCCGCGTTCAGCAAAACCCGCTGGAGTACAGCCCCCTGAGTGCCAGAGAGTTCATGGACCGTTCCAGACGTTCTTTCAATGAACGCATCGAAAACCTTGATCGTTCACTGGCCCGCCTTGCCCCCGATCCTGCTCCAGAGGCCGTTTACCCTCTGATTGGCGAAATTGCCATCAAATCTCTGGCCGAAAACCTTGTGGAGAACGCCAAAAAGAGCGTGCACTTGGCAGGCAGCGAGCCATTGCTGGACGCTCTGGAAAACCAGACCTCCAGAGGGGTTCAGGTGGTGCGTGCAGAAGTTTCAGAGTTGCCCAGCATCGCCAGGAGCGGACAGCGGGCTTTTCTGGTGGCCCGTGACGGAGAAGCCGCCATTGTGGCCCACTTTGGCGGAGACCGCGAACCCCACGGCGTGCACACCCACAACCCTGTGATTGTGAAACTGGTCGAAGGGTACATTGCTCTGGCGGTTGAGACCAAGAAGTAA